The Papaver somniferum cultivar HN1 chromosome 6, ASM357369v1, whole genome shotgun sequence genome segment AACCAGAAGGGATGACATTCTCGAAACCAGCAAGAATGGTTGAGGGTGAGATCCTAACATTGTTCATTTTGGTTCTTGCAGCGTGTTTGATGGAGGCAAATTTTGGACTTCTTCTGGCTTGAAAAGCCTTCTTGTTGGCCAAATGACCCCCTGCCCCTGAGTGAACATCATTTCATTTTCCCATTCCATCAGCTTTTTACCAGAAGTGGGTATGAATGGATCGGAGAGGTCAGCTGGCAGAAGGTTGTGAAGAAATTCTGCCTCAGACATCATATTGTTGTTGACTTCAgtttcctcttctacttctttctgtttttgtttttcttttcctgtGAATCCCACAATACGAAGGGCATTTGGGATTTCATTCTTAGTAACCTGTACTGTGATGCTGTGAGAGTCTGAAGAATCAATGTTAtcttcttcattttgaggatcGTTTGTCACTTTGATAGTTGAGGGACCACCTAACTCCATGGCTCTTTTCTCAGGTTTCTCTTGTTGTTGGGTGGTGTTATCCTCAGGCAGCACGCAGATTTTTGAACTGTGATCTGGGATTCTGCATATTTGGCACAATGTTGGGGATATGGCATAAGAATACTCGATTCTTGTTTTTCTTCCATCAACTTTAGCCCACATTCCTGTTTGCATCTTCTCTTTCAGATTGATCATTACTATCACATCTACATTCTTTTCTTCGTCATCTCTTCCATAGGGTCTTTTTGAATCCTTGAAAATTCCAGCTGGTCTGCAGATTTCAAACATTGCTTCCCATCCAGTCATTCTAACTGGGACTCTCTTGAGGTGGATCTTCATTAGAACAAAATCAAACCAGGTTGTATTGAAATTGGTAAACCCATATTTTGGAACTTCTATTAGGACCATGAATTTTCCCAGTGCAATCCAAGGGCCTCTAGTAGCTAGGTGAATTCTATCTTCTTCACTGTTAACTTTGATAACATAGAAATTGCACCCTTTGTTGAATTTAGAGATGTTGAAACCTTTTAAAATATCCCAGATTTGTTTGATGCAATCAGTCAGATCCATGAGAAGAGGTTTATGAGGGCTAACAAATCTTCCTACAAAGATGAGTTTCCATTCTTTCTTTTTCGGGGTTTTTAGGTAAGAAGGGTCTATCTCTATACAAGGTTCATCCTAATCCATGATAGTAgcagattttttcatttttttcagcaAGGAGGTTTATGGTGTTTTTTGATTCTACCATGAGAAAGAAGATGGTGTAAATGTATCTGCTAGGAAGTGGTTGAGAGGTTGTGGGTTTTTTTGTATGGTGCTGATTGGTATCAATTTTATGGAGAAAGATTAATAACTTTCGAAATGAATTACCATGCTCTCTGTGTTGATAAGAACTGCACAAGAAAGTGATAGGAGAATTAAAACAAGAAAGTGAAAGCAAGccctaataaaaatatatacttatgttctgaaaaaaaaatgaaaattaaaacaaatttATACATATCTATAGCAATAAAATCTAATCCTCGTTGACTCGAACTTGCAATTCGAGCCATTAGGTTTTATAGTTCTCCTACATATGTTCCTGTATTGCTATCTGCTGGGGTACAATTTCCGGAAGCTATATTGTAATCAGCACCAAGTGTTGTATAGTTTCCCATTTCTGCATTAGAGTTGTCACTCCGTGCGCTAACATTTCCAGCCATCGGAGATGCATGAATCCGTGGACGCGAATCTACAACATCTATGCTGATTTTTGCTGCATGAACTCTATTATCAACAACTTTATTTTGGTCACTGCATGCAGGATGCTCAAAATATGTGATCAAGCGATTTTCATCGTGTTCACAGAACCTTTTAAGCAAGTTGAGGATTTTGTTACGAGTAGTAGCACTTGGATCTAtcaagatttgtttgttttcgTAAATGAATACCGTCAAAAATGCAATGATTGCCAAGGCTGAACAGATTCCTGTAATTAGGAACAAGATCCAAAAGCTACCAAGAGTAAGACTATTTGATGAACCATAGGGGTCCTTGTCGTCATCACAAGATTTTCTTTCGCCCTTAAACCAACGTTTTTTAAAATCTTCCGTTCTTCTTTCCTCTCTTGTGCTTAAAATTGTTCTTGAAATATCAGGACACAAGGGAGAACCTTTCGGGAAAACCTGTAAATTGTTTACTCAAGTGAGCGTATAGTTTAGGAAAATAAAATTCTGCTGCAGATATTTTGATTCATTTGCATGAAAGGACAAGAAAAATTAAGAAGGCGAAAATATGAATAAGAAGAGAAATAAAAACTTACAAAACCAAATCCGTCGTATGGATATATATCTCCCACCATCATGTATTTATCGCAATATTCTGCAAGGATGAGTTCAATAAAAGGTAGCTCCTCGAAAGCAGCAACAATGCCGCCTTCACTTCTCCCTTTCGAGAATGCTTCATCAAATTCTGCAGGGGATTTGTAGCTTTTCAAATTAGACTCATCAAAACCCATGCGCTTCAACATTCCAAAAACAAATGAACCTTCCTGATAACCTACAGTGTACCCATGTCTGATGAGTTGGTTGACATCGTTGTAGGTGGGATCCGATCGTTGAATCGTCAACATGGATGCCAAATTTGCTGTGTAACTTTGTGTGAGAATTAACACAACAAAAAGCCAGATGCCCATTACGAATCTACCCAAATTGCTTAACACCCTCTCCTCTGCACGAAATACAAATAAACGAtgttatttatttattaccaCAGAAAAAGGAGTAGAAACGAGTAATAATGTTCTAGGGCTAAACAACATAAAAGGAAGTTCTATATGAACTGTATGTAAATGGATACTAGTTGAGGGCATTACTATGTGCGAAAACAAGCATTGAGAAGGAGAACGAAAGCATCGTGCCCCACTGATACATAGAATGAGGCCCTCCTCTAAACTCCCTGTTTACTCTGTGTTCAAGAATCCAAATCACAACACCAACTAAAAGAAAGAAAGCTCCAATTGTTACCCAGAGCTTCCACTCCAATGGCTTGAGAAATACCCAAGTATCCTTACTCAAATCCTTTTTCACTAAAACAATCATTGATACCCCACCTTCTGTATACGGTAGCGTAAAATCTACATGTCGTGATCGAGTTGCTGTAATAGTAACATCCCCAACTGCAACATCAAATTTCTGTTCAAGAGACATAGCAATTAGCAAGTATTTTAAGTGACTTTACATGATGCAACATTATCTAAACACATGAAATgagtgttttaaaaaaaaaaaaaaagagcaaacCTGAACCTCCACCTGGTGTACAAGATCATCGTAATAGCTTCCAGCTTTTCCGCTTTCGTTTTTCTTATAAGGAATAAATTCATGGGGTACACAATACGGTAGCATCTCGATTGCCGCAGTAAAGACATCTATGCAATAACCAGTGACATCATATTTCGTCCCATTGCAAGAAATATTTGTTGTCTTCACGAATTCATTAAAACCATCTTTTATAGGCACTCCAATCCTTAACTTTCTATCCTTGAGTGGAATTTCCCAACCTTTAGGTTTATCCTTGGCATCCCCGGGCCATATGACAGGTTGTAGATTAAGCTTATTTGTACCATCTGAAGGTTTCCAAATACCAATATCTCGAAACCCACTTCCACAGATATTAAGTATTTGAAAGGCATCTGATTGTAATTGCCTATCGACTAGCTGGAATTCCCCGCTTAGACCTTCGAATTTGAAGTTTGATAAATCTTGCAACAGTTGAGGACCCATTCTTAAAATATCGCTTGAGTTTGATGGTTTCTCAACTGCACTCGCCATTGCCCAAGTTGTATCATATGCCCATATACCTAAAATATCTAACTTCCTTTCGATATCTGGGTACTCTTTTCGAAACTTGATTTTCCATCTACCTTCAAATGCAGCAACCTCCTTGTGTTGTGAGATATATGGCCTTATGCCTAACACTCCTTGCATCGTTTCAATATCTGAAGGCTCGAACGAATTCAAATCAGTGCCTAATCCTGAGGTAATAATCCATGCGTACCCTTTGTTCATCATACCAAGCACTTTTGCTTTCTTAAAAACACGTAATCCTAGAGGTGAAAGCATATGCAGGATGAGTACCCTTGTTCGCATTTTGCCTAATTTGTTAAGCTCTTGGGTAATTTGATCATCAGTAGCCGCACTAGGAAAGACACTCCTATAAGGAACTCTGGTGTTGATATTTTGAAAAGCATCCATCAAATATGGAATGACACCATGCCCATATTCAGTGTCTTCATAAAGAGGTACAACTTCTCTCCAACCGAATTTCTTAACAATGGCAGCAATAGCATTTACTTGAGACGATCCGTTTATAGACGTGCGAATGAAGTAAGGATTCTGAGCAAGGGAAATGGAAGGACTTGTTGCACTGAATGAAATAATTGGAACTTGATATCGTTTTCCAAGATGCGCAACGTTAATGGCTTGTGCTGATGTTGTCGGTCCTATTATAGCTTGGACTTTAACATTCTGTATTAGATGGAGAGCTGTCATATGCATCAAAAGATAGAAAAGGATCGTTAGATTCATGAtatatttaattaatattttaacgAGTAGCGTCTGATGGGCTAGGCATGTTTAATTATTCAGAAAGGATATATACTTGTTATAAGTACCAGTACTGAAGCTGTAAATACCTGTCACATGATGAATGGGAGGGAGAGTAAGGGAAACCATACCTGCAGATGATGCATCAAGAACATCATTTTTAGAATCCATAACATGGAGAACCAGCcttgtcttgtaatttttatgaGATGCATAGAAGTCTGAGAGAGCCATGTCCATGCAAGTCAGCCACACCTTTGCCACAGATGTATTCGCATCAATAACCACTCCTACTTGAAACTCCTCAACTTCTCCAGTTGTATTTTGACCCATTACCATTAGGTTATTCTCACCACACACCATTAGTTCATGATCTCCTAAGGAAAGGATGACAAAGAACAAGAGAATAGCACCACTTAGTTGATAACGATGATGAGATAGTTTCTccatatgttttctttttctgattGATATACGAACTTTAACTATTGATGCATGGTACGTTTAATTAATGTTAACCAATTATATAACTTATATACTAACTAGGATAATAGGAATATTTCATGGTCAAATTGATTTGAGTGTAGAATGGGAGTCAGAACTTATACTTTTCTCCCTACTGTTTGATTGTTACGTTCTTTGTTTCTAGCTATATATAGTTTATCATTTTATGGCCATTCCGATTAAATACAACAAAGAGAGGCATCCACACATCAATCTCAACGACATTATTTGAAGAATTAGCAAATGGTCCAATCTCATATTTCCTGACCAGTTCAGTAAATTCAGAGGTGGTCCATGGTTGGATATGAGTTAACTCATAGCAATATATTCTATTGACTTCTTCGTAGCTAAGGCTCAGAATGCTCATATACAGGAAAACTATTTCAGATCACGCCCCAGTTCTGGTGTTGGAGTTGTACGGAGAAAGATGGGACTGACAAGATAATTCTTTAACTGGACCCTTAAGTATCCAGTTGTATTTTGACccattttatatataatttgagtggaTAATGCCGGCTCCAGAATGAAAAttaggccaaaagcttgaattctagagctcctggCCCCCTACCAATAAGAATTGAGGATTTACATAGCAAAATAAAATTGGTGGGTAAATGAGTACCGAATCATTTTCACGATACAGAACATCTTTTtacacaaaaccctaactttttatcttttcttcctcctccttcgcCTCTTTTTACTCAtgtttcaccaccaccacctttcgcctccttcaccaccaccatcttcttctgACGAAGAGAATCAATGATGTAACCAAACCCATTTCCTACTCTTCAATCTGCTTTTTCTTATACGGGTTGATTCTTTAATTTTTGAGTATGGGTAAgtcttatatgatttgttatCACTGattaaagttagggtttttctttttgttggatCAAAGATTTGATTTTTGGGATCAAATAGATTTTTTTGTTGAAAAGAAATTGCAATTTTTAGCTGTTAGAGACTAAGAAGAAGATGGTAAACTTAGGTCACTCTGGTGATAATTTGATATGGGTTTACTTAGATTTCGTATATTCTGCATTATCGATTGATTAATCGCATTTAGCAtgaagaaattactctcaattggtTAAATTGTTAGTGAGTATTGTAAAATTGTTCAATTTTTTTGCTATCTGTCTAATTTGATCATGACTTCTATCATTGTctaattttatatataatttgagtggaAAATGCTGGCTCCAGaatgaaagttaggccaaaagcttgaattctagagctcctggCCCCCTACCAATAAGAATTGAGGATTTACAtagcaaaaaaaaattggtgggtAAATGAGTACCGAATCATTTTCACGATACAGAACATCTTTTtacacaaaaccctaactttttatcTTTTCTTCCGCCTCCTTCGCCTCTTTTTACTCAtgtttcaccaccaccacctttcgcctccttcaccaccaccatcttcttctgACGAAGAGAATCAATGATGTAACCAAGCCCATTTCCTACTCTTCAATCTGCTTTTTCTTATACGGGTTGATTCTTTAATTTTTGAGTATGGGTAAgtcttatatgatttgttatCACTGattaaagttagggtttttctttttgttggatCAAAGATTTGATTTTGGGGATCAAATAGATTTTTTTGTTGAAAAGAAATTGCAATTTTTAGNNNNNNNNNNTGTTAGAGACTAAGAAGAAGATGGTAAACTTAGGTCACTCTGGTGATAATTTGATATGGGTTTACTTAGATTTCGTATATTCTGCATTATCGATTGATTAATCGCATTTAGCAtgaagaaattactctcaattggtTAAATTGTTAGTGAGTATTGTAAAATTGTTCAATTNNNNNNNNNNCCCATTTCCTACTCTTCAATCTGCTTTTTCTTATACGGGTTGATTCTTTAATTTTTGAGTATGGGTAAgtcttatatgatttgttatCACTGattaaagttagggtttttctttttgttggatCAAAGATTTGATTTTGGGGATCAAATAGATTTTTTTGTTGAAAAGAAATTGCAATTTTTAGATGTTAGAGACTAAGAAGAAGATGGTAAACTTAGGTCACTCTGGTGATAATTTGATATGGGTTTACTTAGATTTCGTATATTCTGCATTATCGATTGATTAATCGCATTTAGCAtgaagaaattactctcaattggtTAAATTGTTAGTGAGTATTGTAAAATTGTTCAATTCTTTTGCTATCTGTCTAATTTGATCATGACTTCTATCATTGTCGGGGATAAAGATAACACTCCATATTATGCACAAACTCCAGCAGTAACTACATTGTTACAACCTACACTCCGTACTGTTGTTACAAAAATCTTTGTTGTTTATTACAAGAAAAAATAAGAATTTGCCAATATTTAGTAATAATTCTGTGTTTCTATAATGGGATCAGCTTTAAAAGAAGCAAGTTAGTATGGTATTCTTAGATGCAAGATGCTTTTGCCAATTTCAGGGAATATTTGAGTTTGTTAACGACGAGTTCACAGGGTGCTGAAGGTCATGGGGGTGCTGACATCTCTGAAAGGGTTTTGAGAAATGGCTACAAATTTTCAGTGTTATTTTCCCATAGATGCTTCTGAATCAAATTCATGATCAACTGGGATATCAACTTTGCACATTTCTTCCATGTCTCTGTATCAAACCCCATTTTGTTTCAACATGAAGTCTAGCATCCATCTGTCTTTAGATTGTCCATGACGAGCAGCCTTATTTTCCTCTGCTGGGGATAACTCTGGAACCCAATTGAAGAAAAGTCtttgtacttcaacaacaatttgaaGCCTACTGGCCTTTTGTTGTTTCTCCTACTGTTGTTGTTTACTTTGAAATCATGTGTCAAGCAATTAGATTTTGTCATTTGGAGCTCTCTTATatgctaaaaaagaaaaaaaaatgctttGATTGTTCTCATGGCATATGACTAATATGTTTCCTCAATTACGTAACATCTGATATTAGTTTCATCATGTTCTGAATCAACTTCCTATAATTGTGTCTTTGCAGGGAAAAATCCTGCATCGTTAAAGATCAAAGATGTTGTGCTAATGGCTCCAATAGATTGCTTACTGCAGAGCTATTGCTGGATACTTTTTCtctgagatgaagagaatgaAGTATATGTCATATAAGAAATCCAAATCCCAATCATTTaggtgaaaaataaaaatgaaacttcGGTATTCTTtagatatatttgtttatttctCTTCTATTCAGTTGATGACATAACAAAATGGAGATCTTAACAGTAACAACATTGTTTTTTTAGGTATGTATCAGGATATTTAAGGCTCAAATAGAGGCTGCATACTTGGATAGGTGAGTGCTTTGTTGGGTACGGAGCTGAGGGTTAGAAGCCGACTGCTCTTGATTCATGGATATTCTTTTAAATGCTACAAGGTCTAATTCTGTTTTGCTTTCATGTATTTACTTTTGAGCTGGTAGTTCAAATTGAACCTAAATGAAAAAGAATTCTCATGAAAAACTGAATCACAACTAACACGAGTTGTCTATTTGTTAGTTATTTATATTGTACATCATATCTCAAATCCTTTCCATTATACCTTACCCACTTTACTTGGCTGCAACTTAGTTTTCCAGAGTAGGTGAAAAAGCACACAGAAGATCTGCGCAAAGTAATTTTAATCAATCGTTGTTTATCTGTATGAAGGCCATGACCAGCAAACTTATTTGGCTCTGCTGGGAAGAACTTTGTTCCATAAACAAGTATTTCATTGAGAGAGATACAATACTTTGAATTTTGTGGGAATTGTGGGTCGGCAGGTTCCTTTGTTAATGCATGGAATCACTTATCACTGTATAACGTTTCTCTGTGCTCTGGAAAGCAGTAATCTGCGTAATATCGAATACCTTATTAAACCACAGTTTTTTAGATTGGGGACTTATCAGTGAAATGTGTAATTTTACTGGGCcctattaaaattatttttattcctATTATATAAGGAGTCAGACTGGAATTTAGGCTTAACCTAATTAATCCTAATGTGGTTATTGACATTCATCGCATGTTTGCAGAATTGGTGTTGCAAATTTATTGATGGTTGGTAACTCTTTCCTATCTactctttccttttttttaccATTTTCTTTGAGTTGTCGATTAAGGTAATGTGAAGCTCATGAGTTCTATTGACAACCAGTGGTACGACACAATGGTGTAATGCAGCTTATGGGGTTATAGCAAACAAAGTTACTATTTTGAAACCGGTTATGTTTGACGACTTTCATTTTCATGAACTTGGTTGTTGTGAAAAAGAATGAGCTAGCGAAAGAGAATTATATGTTAATAGCGTGGCTGAAAATGAGGATGAGATTGCTACTATTTTTTAATCTTGAGAATATATTTCCAGGTAATGTTGTCGTCTTGCACTGCAACGGGACACAAACAAATATAAATAGGAAAATGTCAATTCTTAGTTAATCTGAATACATGTTTAATTTTCGTTAAttgggtttatatttttttcGATTGTTGAGGTTGCTGAGTATACTGTTTTCTTGGTTGCAAGCTAGCAAGGGGTTGGATTCACTCATGGCGTATACAGATAAAATTGAGGGTGTTGGCTCATGAAATATCGCACCACTCTCATCCACGTCAGGAGCTGCAGAAATGATCTTTTTGAAGATGACAGAATACAACTATTAGCTGAATGTGTTAGAATTTGTACTTCTAATTGATTTCAGTGCTCTATGAAGCATCTGTAATTAGAAATAGAAATACTA includes the following:
- the LOC113291836 gene encoding glutamate receptor 2.2-like — encoded protein: MGQNTTGEVEEFQVGVVIDANTSVAKVWLTCMDMALSDFYASHKNYKTRLVLHVMDSKNDVLDASSAALHLIQNVKVQAIIGPTTSAQAINVAHLGKRYQVPIISFSATSPSISLAQNPYFIRTSINGSSQVNAIAAIVKKFGWREVVPLYEDTEYGHGVIPYLMDAFQNINTRVPYRSVFPSAATDDQITQELNKLGKMRTRVLILHMLSPLGLRVFKKAKVLGMMNKGYAWIITSGLGTDLNSFEPSDIETMQGVLGIRPYISQHKEVAAFEGRWKIKFRKEYPDIERKLDILGIWAYDTTWAMASAVEKPSNSSDILRMGPQLLQDLSNFKFEGLSGEFQLVDRQLQSDAFQILNICGSGFRDIGIWKPSDGTNKLNLQPVIWPGDAKDKPKGWEIPLKDRKLRIGVPIKDGFNEFVKTTNISCNGTKYDVTGYCIDVFTAAIEMLPYCVPHEFIPYKKNESGKAGSYYDDLVHQVEVQKFDVAVGDVTITATRSRHVDFTLPYTEGGVSMIVLVKKDLSKDTWLVL